From the genome of Flavobacteriales bacterium:
CTGCTCAATATCGGATATGATGTCTGAGATGTTTTCCAAGCCAACGGAAACACGCACTAATCCTGCAGAAATACTCACCGCTTTACGCTCTTCTTTTGTCAGTTTAGCATGAGTTGTTGAAGCTGGATGGGTTACGATTGTTCGAGAATCGCCCAAATTCGCAGTCACG
Proteins encoded in this window:
- a CDS encoding PLP-dependent transferase; this translates as RYPGLMSHPQYKVAQKQMKKGGGLITFEVKGGVERGKKFLDALQMCSVTANLGDSRTIVTHPASTTHAKLTKEERKAVSISAGLVRVSVGLENISDIISDIEQALERSK